The Tamandua tetradactyla isolate mTamTet1 chromosome 5, mTamTet1.pri, whole genome shotgun sequence genome window below encodes:
- the LOC143683428 gene encoding LOW QUALITY PROTEIN: arginine-fifty homeobox-like (The sequence of the model RefSeq protein was modified relative to this genomic sequence to represent the inferred CDS: substituted 1 base at 1 genomic stop codon): MNRIAPENPQPDPFVNMGDSNMNSIPQHPANPISRMNRVPTDMPQPGPFINMRKSSTDLAPQRQPNSSICRKHHDRTLFSHKQHEELETLFRQTMFPDKNAQKELALKLNIEESRVKIWFRNRXFKWRKQQQQQWQPLEKQRQILPAKENVPTSYRADTNPYSFFPVVSNYYSFLPPQPLGTSDLAWDSAFTNPTSGTQMQDPQLEMLVASVPALYSDAYDISQIVELYSFPDEDELSSSSFSCLYQYLSPKRPQPEEQDNTFSNFAGPAVGLSPEQTWFGGTSQGFEAYPIRYSLEFENPSRMADHGFLCQGTSKYQP; the protein is encoded by the coding sequence ATGAACAGAATCGCCCCAGAGAATCCCCAGCCTGACCCTTTTGTCAACATGGGTGATTCCAACATGAACTCAATACCACAGCATCCAGCCAATCCCATATCCCGGATGAACAGAGTGCCCACTGACATGCCCCAGCCAGGTCCTTTCATCAATATGCGTAAATCCAGCACGGACTTGGCACCTCAGCGTCAACCCAATTCCTCAATATGCAGGAAGCATCATGATCGTACCTTATTCTCCCACAAACAGCATGAAGAATTGGAAACTCTATTCAGACAGACCATGTTTCCAGATAAAAATGCCCAGAAGGAACTGGCTTTGAAACTCAACATAGAGGAGTCAAGAGTGAAGATTTGGTTCAGGAACCGGTGATTCAAATggaggaagcagcagcagcaacaatgGCAACCACTAGAGAAACAAAGACAGATCCTTCCAGCCAAGGAAAATGTGCCCACCTCATACAGAGCAGACACcaatccttattctttttttcctgtggtttccAATTACTACAGCTTCCTTCCACCACAGCCATTAGGTACTTCAGATTTGGCATGGGACTCTGCCTTCACTAATCCCACAAGTGGCACCCAAATGCAAGATCCACAGCTGGAAATGCTTGTGGCCTCAGTTCCTGCTTTGTATTCTGATGCTTATGATATATcccaaattgtggaattgtacagTTTTCCTGATGAGGATGAGCTTTCCAGCTCTTCCTTCAGCTGTCTCTATCAGTATCTTTCACCCAAAAGACCTCAGCCAGAAGAACAGGATAACACTTTCAGCAACTTTGCTGGTCCAGCTGTAGGTCTATCTCCAGAGCAAACCTGGTTTGGTGGGACAAGCCAAGGCTTTGAGGCCTACCCTATAAGATATAGCTTGGAATTTGAGAACCCCTCCAGGATGGCAGACCATGGATTTCTATGTCAGGGTACTAGTAAATATCAGCCCTAA